The stretch of DNA TTTGAGAACTTGGAAAAAAAGATTATTGAAATCTATCGTCTTTACTATTTAGATGTTTATCGATTTCTCACTTGTTTCACTGGAAATCAAAATGATGCAGAGGACTTGACTCAAGAAGTGTTTATTCGTGTATTGAACAATTTATCTAATTTTAGTCCTGGTAACTTAAAGACTTGGATTTTTTCGATAGCAAAACATACTGCCGTTGATCATTATAGAAAGAAAAAATTCAGCTCAATATTTAGTGATGGATTTTTTAAGCAAATGGTTTCAAACGATTTGGAGCCTAATAACTTAATTGAGCAAAATGAAATGAAAAAGCTTGTTCATACAGCCATTTCAAAGTTAAAACCAAACTATAGGGCTGTAGTAATACTAAGAGGTATAAATGAATTTTCAATTAAAGAGACATCTGAAATCCTACAATGCAGCGAATCAAAGGTAAAAGTAGACTATCATAGAGCATTAAAAGAACTTAAAAAGAAATTAAACATTGATGCAGAGGAGGTTTTTGGAAATGCAAACTGATAAGGAATTGTTTGATCTAATTAAAGAAACTTATCCACTTAATCCTAGTACAGATTTTGTATTAGATACATCTAATAAACTTAGACAAACCGCAAGGAAATTAAATAGAAAAAGAAGAATTAAAAAATTTTCATTTGCTTCAATTAGTATAGTAATTTGTGCTATTGCTATGTCATGGTTTTTCTTTTTTGGCGGTACAGACGTACTTAACAATAATCATAAAAACCTTGGAAAAGGATATATGTCTTCTTCAGTTAATGAACAAGAGCCTTTAGTCTATATATATCAATCACATAATACTGAATCATTTTTTTCAGAATCTAAAACCAAAGAACCTAACAATGCATTTCATGAAACGAAAAATATCACATTAGTTGGAGAGAGATTATGCCAATCATTAAAAAAGAGTGGTATTAATTCCATTCATGATGAAACCAATATAACGAAGATTTTAATAGAAAAAGGCTTACCGTTTAGCGACTCATATAAAGTCTCAAGAAAACCTTTAGAAGATGCCATCGTGAATAATAAGTCTATTAAAATGGTATTTGATATACACAGAGATTCACGAAAAAGAAGTGATACTACCATTGAACTAAATGGAAAAGATTATTCCAGAATTGCATTTATAGTATCCAGTTCAAGTATTAATTCCGATGAAAACGTGAAGTTTGCTGAAATCCTTCATGAAAAAATAGAAAAAAAATATCCTGGTTTATCTAGAGGAGTGATTGTTAAACAAAATTTAAAAAAACAAAACACCTACAATCAAGACGTTATAGAGAATTCAGTGCTGTTAGAAATTGGTGGAGTCGAAAACACATTACAAGAGGAATATAGAACAGTAGATGTTATTGCAGAGGTTATTGAAGAAATTCTTAAAGATGAGAAATAAACTTGAGCTAGTTTTTAGCGATTTATGGTTAACCATCGGGTGCTTTCCTTCTTTCCTTATTTAAATAAATCTGCAGGATAGTGCAAGTAAAGGGCTTTATGCAAAGACGCACTGCGAACAGCTTGCTAAATATAACTGTTTGCAGTGCGTCTTTTTCTGTCTAGTATCTTAACGAAATATTCACGATCTTATCACCAAATTTTACTTCAATGTGCTGTTCGGAATCATCTAGAATTCCATAGCTAATGTTGTGAACAAGGACGTTTTCTTTAATTAGTCCCTCAAAACATTGAATTTTTTCTCTAATTTCATCTGTTGCTGAAATGTGGATCGATATATACTTCTCGACAGGTAAATCTAATTTTTTTCGAGTATCTTGAATCGATCTGATTAATTCTCTAACTTGGCCTTCCTCCACTAGTTGAGGTGTGAGTTTTACGTCTAATAGCACCTTTAACTGCTGATCGCCAGCCATCTCAAAGCCAGGCGCAACTACATATTCTACATTAATATGCTCTTTCAGTAATGTTGCCATTTGCTCCTCTAGATTTATTTCTAGTTGACCATCATTTAGTAACACTCGCTTCTCGGCATCTAGTATATTATCGACAAATTGTTTGACTGCGTTTATCTGCTTACCGAATGCAGCACCAGCTGTTTTGAAATTCAATTTAAAGACAGTCGATTCATATTGTGATAAATCTTCTGTATAAACAACATGTTTAACATTTAACTCGTTTTTAATGATATCTGTATAGTCGTGTAGAAGATGTTTTCCTTCTTTGCGCCATACAATCATTTGTTGTAAAGGTTGCTTAACCCTCATGTTTTTGGCATTGCGAATGCTGCGTCCAAGCTCCACTATTTTTTGGATCGTTTGCATGTCTGCTTCTAAATCAGGTTTGATCATGGAAGCATTCGCTTTTGGATAGTCTTGTAAGTGTACGCTATCATGATGAAGCTTCAAATGGATATCTTCTGACACAAATGGTACAAAAGGAGCTAACATGCGGCTTATTGTACTAAGTGCTTCAAATAGCGTTGAATAAGCGGCTCGTTTATCTTCTGTAAGCCCAGATGCCCAAAATCGATTTCTTGATCGTCGAACATACCAATTGCTCAATTCATCAACTAAAACTGCAATTTCTCGTGTGGCTTGGGTAAATTGATAACGTTCCATATAGTCATTAACGAGTTTGACTGTACTATGCAGGCGAGAAAGTATCCACTCATCTAAGATTGTTCTCTTTCCTGTTTGCTGTCGATCATATATATAGCCATCTATTTTGGCATACATGGCATAAAACTTATAGGTATTATCTAATGTATCAATCAATTTTGATTTTGCATCTTGCACAATCTTTTTTGAAAAGCGTTTCGGATTCCACGGTGAGCTATCAACTAAGAAGGACCAGCGAAGTGCATCTGCACCGTATTCCTTCATAAGTTCAATAGGATCCAATGCATTTCCTTTACTCTTAGACATTTTCTGGCCATGTTCATCAAGCACATGTCCGAGTGACAAGACGTTTTTATACGGTGCTTTTCCTGAAAATAGTGTGGAAACAGCGAGTAGGCTGTAAAAAAATCCTCTCGTCTGGTCAATTCCTTCGATGACGACATCCGCAGGGAATTGTGTTGTGAATTTTTCTTTGTTTTCAAATGGATAGTGATGCTGAGCAAACGGCATCGAGCCACTATCAAACCAAACATCAATAACTTCAGGCGTTCGTTGCATAGTACCTTCACATTTCGGACAGGTACATAGTACTTCGTCAATATATGGCTTATGCAGCTCGATATCGTTTAATACCGGCAATGTTGCTAGTTTTTGTAATTCCTCGATACTGCTAGGTGCTTCTTCGTGATTACAATCATGACAAACCCAAACATTTAAAGGTGTACCCCAGTATCGATTTCTGCTTATATTCCAATCAACAAGATTTTCAAGGAAGTGACCAAATCGTCCATCTTTAATATGCTCTGGATACCAAGTAACAGTTGCGTTGTTATCAAGCATTTCCTCCTTTAATGACGACATCCTGATAAACCAGCTATCTGTTGCGTAGTAAAGTAAAGGAGAGTCACATCTCCAACAATGTGGGTAGCTGTGCTCATATTTTTCTTTATGATAAAGCGTGCCTTGTTCAGAAAGCATTTTAATAATATCAACGTCGCAGTCCTTCACAAATCTACCTGAAAGCTCTACAACGTCAGCGGTGTATTGTCCTTGTTGGTCGACGACATTAATAAAGGATAAATCATTTTGCTGAACGGTTTTATAATCATCTTCACCGTAAGCTGGGGCAATGTGAACAATACCTGTTCCGCTGTCTTCTGTGACATAATCTGCTAAAACGACCTGGTGTCCTTTCTCAACAGTTACGTAATTAAATGGTGGGGCATAATGGACTCCTTCAAATTCAATGCCACTATGTTCACTTAACATGTTTACATGATCACCAAGGACTTTTTCTACTAATGATTTAGCAATGATGTAAACCACATTTTCTTTTTGTGCTCGCACATACGTTAAGGTTGGATTCATGGCTAGTGCAACATTTGCCGGCAGTGTCCAAGGTGTTGTTGTCCAGCCTAAGAAATATTCTTCGTCTGCATCAAGACGCTTGAATTTTACAGTAGCTGATAAATCTTTTACATCTTTATAGCCTTGGGCAACCTCGTGCGAACTTAAAGAAGTTTGACAGCTAGGGCAATATGGCGATACGCGATGCCCTTTATACAGGAGGCCATCTTTGTGAACTTTACTTAAAATGTTCCATACCGTTTCGATGTATTCATTGCTTAAAGTCAGATATGGACTGTCCATATCTACCCAATAACCTAATTCTTCTGTAAATGAACGCCACTTTTTCTCGTAGGTAAATACGCTTTCCTTACATTTATTGATAAAAGACTCTATGCCATACCGTTCAATTTCATGTTTTCCTGAAATACCAAGTTGTTTTTCAACTCCAAGCTCAACTGGAAGACCATGTGTATCCCAGCCAGCCTTTCTTTCTACTTGGAAGCCTTGCATTGTTTTATACCGAGCTACCACATCTTTAATCGTTCGCCCAAACGCATGACCTACATGGGGCAGACCATTTGCTGTTGGTGGTCCTTCATAAAAAACAAAAGGTGTCTTGCCTTCTCTTGATTGAACAGACTGTCTAAATGTGTTTTTTTCTGTCCAATAATGACGGATATGTTCTTCACGAAGAGTAACAGTTTCCTTACTTTCATTCACATTCATAGATATCGCTCCTATACAAAAATGTTTAAAAACACACAAAAAACCCCGTCCCAAGTAAAGGGACGGGGTTAACCGCGATACCACCCTAATTCTATTGATCCGATCAATAGCACTTAGCAACGTACAATCATACGTGTTCCTTGTAACGGTAGACGCCCGATTAGACTTACTATAAGATTCAGTCTAACTTCTCAGAGAGGATTTTCACGTAATACTCGAACACTGACTTGCACCAAAATGTCAGCTCTCTGTGGATCAAGACGAAACGCTACTTTTTCTCATCAACGAATTTGTATGCTTTTATTGGAATTTATTGTAACAGACATAAAAATAGCTGTCAAATAGTTCTGGAATTAAGATTTAAGGGATTAAAACAGCCCCTTTGAGGTGGTTCTTTTCTATTTTTTTATTAGGATATAATGATAATCTGAGCTTAGCATAAGCGGCATTTGTTAAGAACAAACAAATATGAAATATCATTTTGCATCCTGGAATGTCTTTAATAACGTGGCATTGACGAGTATAAGTTGGAAATCACCTTCGAATATATTCTAGATTGGTTTCCCATAAACCCTTGTACTTTCCACTACTGCATCGGTTACATTTTTAAGAGGATACCTAATTGATATATCTATATATTTATATAAAAATTAAAAAACGATAATTTTTTTAGTCAGGGTGTTGATTTTTATTAAAAATGATAGTAAGATAATAATCCTCAGCTGATAGATAAATAGTAAATGAAAAGTTTTTTATAAATTTATCTTTTAGTTGTTGACAATACCTAGTATACTTTGATAAGATGTAATCCTGTTGTTAACACAGCAGAAATTATTTTAAAAAAGTATTTGACACTTTGAGATTGAGATGGTATATTGATATTCCGCCTCAAAAAATAGTTCTTTGAAAACTAAACAAAGCAGAAACGTCAACGTTAATTCTATTAATATATTAAGAGCTAATCTTACTCTTTATTGGAGAGTTTGATCCTGGCTCAGGACGAACGCTGGCGGCGTGCCTAATACATGCAAGTCGAGCGGACTTGTGAGAGCTTGCTCTCGCAAGTTAGCGGCGGACGGGTGAGTAACACGTGGGCAACCTGCCTGTAAGACTGGGATAACTTCGGGAAACCGGAGCTAATACCGGATAATTCTTTTCTACACATGTAGGAAAGCTGAAAGATGGCTTCGGCTATCACTTACAGATGGGCCCGCGGCGCATTAGCTAGTTGGTGAGGTAACGGCTCACCAAGGCAACGATGCGTAGCCGACCTGAGAGGGTGATCGGCCACACTGGGACTGAGACACGGCCCAGACTCCTACGGGAGGCAGCAGTAGGGAATCTTCCGCAATGGACGAAAGTCTGACGGAGCAACGCCGCGTGAGTGATGAAGGTTTTCGGATCGTAAAACTCTGTTGTTAGGGAAGAACAAGTACCGTTCGAATAGGGCGGTACCTTGACGGTACCTAACCAGAAAGCCACGGCTAACTACGTGCCAGCAGCCGCGGTAATACGTAGGTGGCAAGCGTTGTCCGGAATTATTGGGCGTAAAGCGCGCGCAGGTGGTTCCTTAAGTCTGATGTGAAAGCCCACGGCTCAACCGTGGAGGGTCATTGGAAACTGGGGAACTTGAGTGCAGAAGAGGAAAGTGGAATTCCACGTGTAGCGGTGAAATGCGTAGAGATGTGGAGGAACACCAGTGGCGAAGGCGACTTTCTGGTCTGTAACTGACACTGAGGCGCGAAAGCGTGGGGAGCGAACAGGATTAGATACCCTGGTAGTCCACGCCGTAAACGATGAGTGCTAAGTGTTAGGGGGTTTCCGCCCCTTAGTGCTGCAGCTAACGCATTAAGCACTCCGCCTGGGGAGTACGGCCGCAAGGCTGAAACTCAAAGGAATTGACGGGGGCCCGCACAAGCGGTGGAGCATGTGGTTTAATTCGAAGCAACGCGAAGAACCTTACCAGGTCTTGACATCCTCTGCCAACCCTAGAGATAGGGCGTTCCCCTTCGGGGGACAGAGTGACAGGTGGTGCATGGTTGTCGTCAGCTCGTGTCGTGAGATGTTGGGTTAAGTCCCGCAACGAGCGCAACCCTTGATCTTAGTTGCCAGCATTCAGTTGGGCACTCTAAGGTGACTGCCGGTGACAAACCGGAGGAAGGTGGGGATGACGTCAAATCATCATGCCCCTTATGACCTGGGCTACACACGTGCTACAATGGATGGTACAAAGGGCTGCGAGACCGCGAGGTTAAGCGAATCCCATAAAACCATTCTCAGTTCGGATTGCAGGCTGCAACTCGCCTGCATGAAGCCGGAATCGCTAGTAATCGCGGATCAGCATGCCGCGGTGAATACGTTCCCGGGCCTTGTACACACCGCCCGTCACACCACGAGAGTTTGTAACACCCGAAGTCGGTGGGGTAACCGTAAGGAGCCAGCCGCCTAAGGTGGGACAGATGATTGGGGTGAAGTCGTAACAAGGTAGCCGTATCGGAAGGTGCGGCTGGATCACCTCCTTTCTAAGGATATATAGAAGTATTTCATACTTCTTAAATAAGACGTTTCTTGTTCGTTCAGTTTTGAGAGAATAATCTCTCAAAACTTTTGTTCTTTGAAAACTAGATAATGAAATGAAGAAGAATAACCGAGTAATCGCCATTTTAGTTTTCTCTCTTATTTATTCATTGAGTAAGAGTACAAACCATGAGGACAACGTTAATCGTTGACCGAAGTAGGTTAAGTTAGAAAGGGCGCACGGTGAATGCCTAGGCACTAGGAGCCGATGAAGGACGGGACTAACACCGATATGCTTCGGGGAGCTGTAAGTAAGCTTTGATCCGGAGATTTCCGAATGGGGGAACCCCCTATCCGTAATGGGATAGGATCTTTACCTGAATACATAGGGTATTGAAGGCAGACCCGGGGAACTGAAACATCTAAGTACCCGGAGGAAGAGAAAGCAAACGCGATTCCCTGAGTAGCGGCGAGCGAAACGGGATTAGCCCAAACCAAGAGGCTTGCCTCTTGGGGTTGTAGGACACTCTACACGGAGTTACAAAGGAACGAGGTAAATGAACAGGTCTGGAAAGGCCGGCCATAGAAGGTAAAAGCCCTGTAGTTGAAACTTCGTTCCCTCCAGAGTGGATCCTGAGTACGGCGGGACACGTGAA from Cytobacillus dafuensis encodes:
- the ileS gene encoding isoleucine--tRNA ligase, encoding MNVNESKETVTLREEHIRHYWTEKNTFRQSVQSREGKTPFVFYEGPPTANGLPHVGHAFGRTIKDVVARYKTMQGFQVERKAGWDTHGLPVELGVEKQLGISGKHEIERYGIESFINKCKESVFTYEKKWRSFTEELGYWVDMDSPYLTLSNEYIETVWNILSKVHKDGLLYKGHRVSPYCPSCQTSLSSHEVAQGYKDVKDLSATVKFKRLDADEEYFLGWTTTPWTLPANVALAMNPTLTYVRAQKENVVYIIAKSLVEKVLGDHVNMLSEHSGIEFEGVHYAPPFNYVTVEKGHQVVLADYVTEDSGTGIVHIAPAYGEDDYKTVQQNDLSFINVVDQQGQYTADVVELSGRFVKDCDVDIIKMLSEQGTLYHKEKYEHSYPHCWRCDSPLLYYATDSWFIRMSSLKEEMLDNNATVTWYPEHIKDGRFGHFLENLVDWNISRNRYWGTPLNVWVCHDCNHEEAPSSIEELQKLATLPVLNDIELHKPYIDEVLCTCPKCEGTMQRTPEVIDVWFDSGSMPFAQHHYPFENKEKFTTQFPADVVIEGIDQTRGFFYSLLAVSTLFSGKAPYKNVLSLGHVLDEHGQKMSKSKGNALDPIELMKEYGADALRWSFLVDSSPWNPKRFSKKIVQDAKSKLIDTLDNTYKFYAMYAKIDGYIYDRQQTGKRTILDEWILSRLHSTVKLVNDYMERYQFTQATREIAVLVDELSNWYVRRSRNRFWASGLTEDKRAAYSTLFEALSTISRMLAPFVPFVSEDIHLKLHHDSVHLQDYPKANASMIKPDLEADMQTIQKIVELGRSIRNAKNMRVKQPLQQMIVWRKEGKHLLHDYTDIIKNELNVKHVVYTEDLSQYESTVFKLNFKTAGAAFGKQINAVKQFVDNILDAEKRVLLNDGQLEINLEEQMATLLKEHINVEYVVAPGFEMAGDQQLKVLLDVKLTPQLVEEGQVRELIRSIQDTRKKLDLPVEKYISIHISATDEIREKIQCFEGLIKENVLVHNISYGILDDSEQHIEVKFGDKIVNISLRY
- a CDS encoding RNA polymerase sigma factor; this translates as MLDFENLEKKIIEIYRLYYLDVYRFLTCFTGNQNDAEDLTQEVFIRVLNNLSNFSPGNLKTWIFSIAKHTAVDHYRKKKFSSIFSDGFFKQMVSNDLEPNNLIEQNEMKKLVHTAISKLKPNYRAVVILRGINEFSIKETSEILQCSESKVKVDYHRALKELKKKLNIDAEEVFGNAN
- the spoIIP gene encoding stage II sporulation protein P, producing the protein MQTDKELFDLIKETYPLNPSTDFVLDTSNKLRQTARKLNRKRRIKKFSFASISIVICAIAMSWFFFFGGTDVLNNNHKNLGKGYMSSSVNEQEPLVYIYQSHNTESFFSESKTKEPNNAFHETKNITLVGERLCQSLKKSGINSIHDETNITKILIEKGLPFSDSYKVSRKPLEDAIVNNKSIKMVFDIHRDSRKRSDTTIELNGKDYSRIAFIVSSSSINSDENVKFAEILHEKIEKKYPGLSRGVIVKQNLKKQNTYNQDVIENSVLLEIGGVENTLQEEYRTVDVIAEVIEEILKDEK